The DNA sequence CTATTAGTATTGCCGCTTCAAAAATTCCTGCATTTAAGCCGGGTAAAGCGCTTAAAGATGCAGTTAAAGAAGGTTAGCCTTCAAGTAAATTTGGGTGCTTAGCTCAGCTGGTAGAGCATCGCCCTTACAAGGCGAGGGTCACAGGTTCGACCCCTGTAGCACCCACCATTTATGGAGCGGTAGTTCAGTTGGTTAGAATACCGGCCTGTCACGCCGGTGGTCGCGGGTTCGAGTCCCGTCCGCTCCGCCAAATAAAGGGTGTATCTTGTTATGGGATACGCCTTTTTTTATGTCTGAAATATATACATTGTAATTTATTTTGTGAACGCTCCTATAGTAATAGTGGCTTAATTATATTAAAGAGAGTTAGAAAAAATGCTGCAATTTATTAGAAACCGTGCAAAAGGGCCGCTTTCCTGGATGATCGTTGGTCTGATTATTATTCCTTTTGCTCTTTGGGGAATTAATAATTATGAAAATGAGGTCGTGGTCAGTGTTGCCAGCGTAAATGGTGTTGACATTACTCAGCGTGACTACCAAAACGAGTATCAACGTGAACGATCTCGCCTTCAATCTATGTACGGTGAAAATTTTGATATCGAATTATTGGGAGAGCAGCGTGTTAAGCAGGAGGTCATTGACCGTCTCGTTGAAACGGAGTTGTTGCACCAAGCGGGTGTTGATGATGGTTTTTGGGTGAGTGATACCCAGTTAAGCTTATCAATTAAAGATATTGATGCTTTTCAAGGGGATAATGGTTTTGATAGTGAGCGATATAAGCGTACATTGGCAATGCAAGGTATGCAGCCTGCTGAATTTGAGGCTCATTATCGACGCGCACTTTTTGTGGATCAAAGGCAGGCAGGAATTATAAACAGCTCATTTTCAACACCCAATGAAATAGAGGCATTGGTTGTGCTTAGTGAGCAGCAGCGTGAATTGAGCTATTTGACTGTTCCTGTAGATCAGTTCATAGGAAAAGCAATAGTGAGTGACGATGCTTTGCAGTCGTATTACGATACCCATAAAGAGCGCTATGCAATACCTGAAAAGGTGAGTTTGCAATATGTTGAATTGAGTGTGGATGGTGTTGCCAAGTCTGTTGACGTGACTGATGAAGAGGTTCGAAATCTTTATGAAGATCGTCTGGCCGAATTGACAGAAGAAGAGCAGCGCCGAGCCAGCCATATTTTAATTTTAGTGGATGAAGAGACAGATGACTCTTCAGCACTGAAAAAAGCAGATGACTTACTGAAACGTATCAAGTCAGGAGAAGATTTTTCACTGCTGGCTAAAGAGTTTTCTCAAGATCCTGGTTCAGCTGAACTTGGTGGTGATTTAGATTTTTTTAGTAAAGGTGTGATGGATGATGCGTTTGAAGAATCAGCATTTTCTCTTAATAAAGGCGAAGTTAGCGAGCCTGTGAAAAGTAGCTTTGGCTATCACTTGATCAAACTGACTGATATTCAAGGTGGTAAAACAAAGCCATTTGAAGAGGTGAGTGATCAACTAAAAGAAGATATTGTTCAGCAAAAAGCAGCTGATATTTTTCTTGATCAAGCAGAAACTTTGGCAAATCTCACTTATGAAACCCCTGAAAGTCTGGGTGCAGTCGTGGATGAACTAGGTCTGTCCATACAGAAAACCTCTCTTTTCAGTCGAGGGCAGGGCGGTGGAATTGCAAAAAATTCGAAAGTAAATTCGACTGCTTTTAGTAACGATGTTCTGGGCGAAAAAAATAATAGTGAAGTTTTGGAGATTGCTCATGATCGGTTGGTCGTGGTTCGTATTGATAAACATGAAGATTCAAGTATTCGTCCTTTTGAAGAAGTGAAAGAGACTATTATAAACGATCTCCGTCGTACTGAAGCCTTGAAGTTAGTGAAACTGGAAGGTGACAAGTTACTTGCTGATATGAAAGGCGGCACTAATGGTAAAGGGTTGGCTGGTGAAAGTGGCTATGATTGGAAAGAGCCTGGGTTTGTAACACGTAACAATCAAGAGGTGAGTCGTTCAATATTAGATCATGTTTTTAAAGCTGAAAAACCTGTGGGTGATAAAAAAGTGATTTCTGGATTTGAACTTCCTTCTGGTGATTATATTGTGGCTGTTGTTTCAGGAGTAAAAGTAGGTGAAGTACATAAAGCGGGCACGCCTGAATGGCAAGGCGCTGAGCAAATGCAGAGTCGTATGCATGGAATGGCTGATTTAACGGGTTATATTAAAGCGCTAAAATCAGAAGCAGACATTACGTATAAAGCTAAAAACTTTTAAGTTCAAGACTTGAAAAAAAATTATATAAAAAAAGGTGCATCACGACATTATGTTGGTGGCTCTGATATTTTCGCTTATGAAGCACAAGCTTTATCTGAAAATCTGGGTGGTGATATTGTTATTAAATTGCAGCAACGGGGTGCACATCGAGGCTGGGTGAGTGATTCCA is a window from the Gammaproteobacteria bacterium genome containing:
- a CDS encoding SurA N-terminal domain-containing protein, which gives rise to MLQFIRNRAKGPLSWMIVGLIIIPFALWGINNYENEVVVSVASVNGVDITQRDYQNEYQRERSRLQSMYGENFDIELLGEQRVKQEVIDRLVETELLHQAGVDDGFWVSDTQLSLSIKDIDAFQGDNGFDSERYKRTLAMQGMQPAEFEAHYRRALFVDQRQAGIINSSFSTPNEIEALVVLSEQQRELSYLTVPVDQFIGKAIVSDDALQSYYDTHKERYAIPEKVSLQYVELSVDGVAKSVDVTDEEVRNLYEDRLAELTEEEQRRASHILILVDEETDDSSALKKADDLLKRIKSGEDFSLLAKEFSQDPGSAELGGDLDFFSKGVMDDAFEESAFSLNKGEVSEPVKSSFGYHLIKLTDIQGGKTKPFEEVSDQLKEDIVQQKAADIFLDQAETLANLTYETPESLGAVVDELGLSIQKTSLFSRGQGGGIAKNSKVNSTAFSNDVLGEKNNSEVLEIAHDRLVVVRIDKHEDSSIRPFEEVKETIINDLRRTEALKLVKLEGDKLLADMKGGTNGKGLAGESGYDWKEPGFVTRNNQEVSRSILDHVFKAEKPVGDKKVISGFELPSGDYIVAVVSGVKVGEVHKAGTPEWQGAEQMQSRMHGMADLTGYIKALKSEADITYKAKNF